Within the Bacteroidia bacterium genome, the region CAGGCTTTTCAGTGGTTGGCACAGAAAACAACGAAAACAAATTGTTGCGTTTTCTGAAAGAAAACTACCCCAACGTAATCCGTGACTCCGAAATAAACCTCAACGAACTAAAAACCGTTTTGGGTTTACCGATTGACGAAAAAGTAAACGGCTACGGGCTCAACTTTGTAGGCAGAAACTTTGCCCGAGCTAAATATGCCAAAAAAACCGAAAAAGAATTACGCCTTAACCGCTCGTTGAGCGTAGCCGAAACGAGCACCCAAAACTTAGTGCTAAAAGGCGATAATTTAGACAGTTTAAAAATTCTTAAAAGCTACTACACCGGCAAAATAAAGTGTATCTACATAGACCCGCCTTACAATACCACAAGTGATGAATTTGTTTACCCCGACAAATTTGATAAAGAAGAAGCAGAGGTTTTAGGCTTGGCAAACTTGAGCGAAGACGATTTTGCACGTATGGACTTTAGCTTCAAAACCAAAAAAAGCCATAATGGATGGCTTGCTTTTATGTATCCTCGTCTATTATTAGCAAGGGATTTATTGAGCAAAGACGGTGTAATATTTATAAGTATTGACGACAATGAACAAGCTAATTTGAAACTACTTTGTGATGATGTTTTTGGGGAGGAAAATTTTGTGGCAACTTTCCCTTGGCGGAAAAGAACAACAAAATCTGATGTTCCTTTTGGAGTTTCTCAAGATTATGAATGGATTATTTGTTATGCGAAAAGCGATTTATTCCAAGCAAGTATTGAAGGGAAGAGCAGAA harbors:
- a CDS encoding site-specific DNA-methyltransferase gives rise to the protein MNKQDFINAGFSVVGTENNENKLLRFLKENYPNVIRDSEINLNELKTVLGLPIDEKVNGYGLNFVGRNFARAKYAKKTEKELRLNRSLSVAETSTQNLVLKGDNLDSLKILKSYYTGKIKCIYIDPPYNTTSDEFVYPDKFDKEEAEVLGLANLSEDDFARMDFSFKTKKSHNGWLAFMYPRLLLARDLLSKDGVIFISIDDNEQANLKLLCDDVFGEENFVATFPWRKRTTKSDVPFGVSQDYEWIICYAKSDLFQASIEGKSRKYYETPDFPNRPWRIHDMTKQTTANERPNSFFTMINPKNGDEYPADANRTWRITKDTFPKYLEANEIVFPGDYNFLKISKRLFKNGVKIVKLFNIT